The Seleniivibrio woodruffii region GGACTTAAGCGTGTTGCCGTTGGAGTCCTTGTCGGTCTGCGGGAAGCCTACAACAGTGCGAACCGCTGTGGGATATTTCGCCGCTATCTCCTCGGCTGTGCCGAAATCAAGCGCACGCTGAGGACAGGATGCTACGCATGAAGGCTGAAGCCCTTCTGCCTGTCTGTCCCAGCACATGGTACATTTCTGCATGGGGTGAGCCACTGCCCAGCTTGCCTGTTTTACAGGTTCGCTTGCATCGTCGGCAAACTGAGGTGCGCCGTAGGGGCACGCAACAGCACAGGCCTTGATGGACTGGCAGAGGTCACGGTTGACTATTACGATGCCATCCTCGTCGCGCTTGTAGATAGCACCCACGGGACAAGCCGCCGTACATGCGGGATTGGCGCAGTGGTTGCATGACATTACGAGATTAAATATCTTCACATCAGGAAAAGTTCCGCTTTCTTTGCTACTTAATTTTCTCCAGCTTGCTTTGCCGGGTTTTACATTATTCCAGCTTTTGCATGCCACAACACAGGTGCTGCAACCCATGCATCTGGTTTGATCAAAGTAAAATGCTA contains the following coding sequences:
- a CDS encoding 4Fe-4S dicluster domain-containing protein, with the translated sequence MSKQLAFYFDQTRCMGCSTCVVACKSWNNVKPGKASWRKLSSKESGTFPDVKIFNLVMSCNHCANPACTAACPVGAIYKRDEDGIVIVNRDLCQSIKACAVACPYGAPQFADDASEPVKQASWAVAHPMQKCTMCWDRQAEGLQPSCVASCPQRALDFGTAEEIAAKYPTAVRTVVGFPQTDKDSNGNTLKSGDTVPSIFFKPKA